The genomic region CACGATGTCGCCCATACCCACGAAGTGAACGCGCTCTTCGCGCGGATCACGCAGGATCTGGGCGGCCTGGACTTGATCGTCTACGCTTCGGGCGTGATGCCGCCAGTCGGCCCCCAGGAGTACGACATCGAAAAAGACGCGCTCATGATCGAAGTCAATGTCACCGGCGCGGTGGCGTGGCTCAATGAGGCGGCGGCCCGGTTCGGCAAGGCGAAGTCCGGCACAATCGTTGGGATCTCCAGCGTCGCCGGGGATCGGGGACGGACCACGGGGCCGGTCTACGGCGCCAGCAAGGCGTTCCTCAATACTTACCTGGAAGCGCTGCGCAACCGCGTGGCGCGGCATGGCGTCAAGGTCGTGACGGTCAAGCCCGGACCGGTCAAGACGCCGATGACGCAAGGGCTGGGCAAGCTGCCCTTTATCATCTCCGCGGATGAAGCGGCGGATACCATTCTGGCGGCGGCCGCGCTGGGTGTCCACACCGTCTACGTGCCGCAGAAGTGGCGCACGATCATGGCGGTGATCCGCGCCATTCCCTCGCCGATTTTTCGCTATTTGAACATATGATGGACTTCAAAGAAATGGTTCTGCCGGCGGAAGTTCTGCCCGCCGAGCGGCTGGAGCGTATGGAGGGGTGGGGCATGTCCTGCGCGGGCATGAGCTACGTCTACCGGCCGGTCAATACGCGCGGAGTGCGGGAGATCCTGGAGATCGCGCGCGGTTCAGGCCGTCCGATCGGCATGCGCGGGGCGGGCCGTTCCTACGGGGACGCCTCGCTAAACAGCGAAGGCATGCTGCTGGACCTGACGCGCATGAATCGGATTCTCGAATGGGACCCGATCTCCGGCTTGATCACCGTGGAGCCCGGCGTGACGATTCAGCAGCTCTGGCAATATATCATCGAAGACGGCTGGTGGCCGCCCGTGGTCTCCGGAACGATGTTCCCAACCCTCGGCGGCGCTGCGTCCATGAACATCCACGGCAAGAATAACTTCAAAGTGGGTCCCATCGGCGATCATATTCTGAGCTTTCAAATTCTGCTGCCCGATGGACAAGAATTGACGTGTTCGCGTCAGGACAACGCAGATCTCTTCCATGGCGCCATCAGCGGCTTCGGTATGCTCGGCGTGTTCACGCAGCTGACGATCCAAATGAAGCGAATTTACAGCGGCCTGCTGGACGTGACCGCGATCGCCGTCGGCTCGTTCGCCGAAATGTTCGCGCAGTTCGAGCAGCGCCTTCCCGAATCCGACTATCTGGTCGGCTGGGTGGACTGCTTTGCGTCCGGGGCCAGCCTCGGGCGCGGCCAGATTCACCAGG from Capsulimonas corticalis harbors:
- a CDS encoding SDR family NAD(P)-dependent oxidoreductase; protein product: MPTLPWKRAIVVGASSGMGEVIARRLAASGCKTALIARRESELNALRDALNAENEAPIAFAYPHDVAHTHEVNALFARITQDLGGLDLIVYASGVMPPVGPQEYDIEKDALMIEVNVTGAVAWLNEAAARFGKAKSGTIVGISSVAGDRGRTTGPVYGASKAFLNTYLEALRNRVARHGVKVVTVKPGPVKTPMTQGLGKLPFIISADEAADTILAAAALGVHTVYVPQKWRTIMAVIRAIPSPIFRYLNI
- a CDS encoding FAD-binding protein, which produces MMDFKEMVLPAEVLPAERLERMEGWGMSCAGMSYVYRPVNTRGVREILEIARGSGRPIGMRGAGRSYGDASLNSEGMLLDLTRMNRILEWDPISGLITVEPGVTIQQLWQYIIEDGWWPPVVSGTMFPTLGGAASMNIHGKNNFKVGPIGDHILSFQILLPDGQELTCSRQDNADLFHGAISGFGMLGVFTQLTIQMKRIYSGLLDVTAIAVGSFAEMFAQFEQRLPESDYLVGWVDCFASGASLGRGQIHQANYLDPGVDPEPAQTLRVTNQELPDTFVGTVPKSLMWRIMKPFANDPGMRAINFAKYLSSEKLGHEAKHRQTHAGFAFLLDYVPNWKLTYMPHGLIQYQSFVPAENALAVFTEQLRLSQRYGLTPYLGVFKRHRPDDFLMTHAVEGYSFALDFALTATNRGALTSLAAEMDALVVGGGGRFYFAKDSLLHPSTVARFTGEERIAKFQALKTQCDPEDLLQTNLYRRLFPK